DNA from Desulfuromonas sp. AOP6:
TCGGTATCAGCCTGGCGCTTGGATTTCTGTTGACCCGGCGCCTGGTGCGTCTGACGGAAGCGGCCACCCAGCTGGCCCAGGGCGATCTGTCGGTACAGGTTGATCTGGGGGAGGGTTCCTGCGACGAAATCGGGATATTGGGAGATGCTTTCAATACCATGGCTCGCCGGCTGGAGACGATGGTCAAGGAGCTGCGCACCGTCAACGCCACTCTGGAGGAGCGGGTGCGGGAGCGCACCAATCTGCTCGAATCGGCCAACCATGAGCTGGAAAAAGCGCGGGATGCGGCCCAGATCGCCAATGTGGCCAAAGGAAGTTTTCTGGCCAACATGTCCCACGAAATCCGCACGCCGATGAACGCCATTCTCGGCATGACCCACCTGGCGCTCAAGACCGAGCTTTCCCCCCGCCAGCGCGATTACCTGCGCAAGGTCAGCGCTTCCGCCGAGTCACTGCTGGGGATTATCAACGACATTCTCGACTTTTCCAAGATCGAAGCCGGCCGCCTCGAGATGGAAAACCAGGAGTTTCTGCTGGAAGAGATGCTGGACAAGGTCACCATGCTGGTGTCCGGCAAGATGCTGGAGAAAAAACTCGAATTCCTGGTGGAACTCGATCCGGACATTCCTTTCTCCCTCAAAGGCGACTCCTTGCGGTTGGGGCAGGTGCTGGTCAATCTGTGTAATAACGCGGCAAAGTTCACCGAACAGGGCGAAATCGTGTTGCGGGTCCGGCTGCTGAGACAAAGTGGCGACCAGGTGCGCCTGTACTTTTCCGTCCGCGATACAGGCATCGGCATGAGCCAGGATATGCTGGCTCGGCTCTTCAAACCTTTCACGCAGGCCGATGCCTCCACCACCCGCAAATATGGCGGCACCGGCCTGGGCCTGGCGATCTGCAAGCAGCTGGTGGAAATGATGGATGGCGAGTTTTCCGTTCGCAGTGAGCCAGGCCAGGGGACCGAATTCAGCTTTACCGCCCACCTCGGCATCGGCCGTATGGCCCCGCGTCCACTGGCGGCCTCGACCTCCGGTCTGCGGGGGCGGCGCATCCTGGTGGTGGATGACAACCGCACTGCCCGCGATATCTTCGAAAGCCAGCTCACCGCCCTCGGCTTCATCGCCGCCAGTGTAGATAACGCTGATGCAGCCATGGCGGCCCTGCAGGAGGCCGAACTGTGCGGCCAGCCTTACCACCTGGTCATCATGGATTGGCTCATGCCGGCCGTGGATGGTTTCGAGGCCGCCCGCCGCATCCGCCGCAGTCACACCCTCCGGCAGCGACCCCGCATCATCATGGCCACGGCCTATGGCTGCGAAGACACCATCCGCCGGGCTGACGCAGAGGGGCTCGACGGCTACATTACAAAGCCAACCAACCCGTCGGTTCTGCTAGACAGCATCATGGCGGCCCTGGGCCGGGAGAATGGCGAAAATGGTGCCCTCGCCCTGGCCGCCCCCACGGGCCGAGCTGGAGAAAAGCAGGCGCCGGCCCTGGCCAGTCTGCACGGAGGACGGGTTCTGCTGGTTGAAGACAATGATTTCAACCGACAGGTAGCCACCGAATTGCTGACCTCTTTCGGCCTGCAGGTGACGACCGCAGAAAACGGCGCCGAGGCGGTCAGACTGCTCGGCAGTCTCAAGCCAGACCTTGTCTTCATGGATATCCAGATGCCGGTCATGGATGGCTTTGAAGCGACCCGACGCCTTCGCTTGCTGCCGGAAGGAACCAATGTCCCCATCGTCGCCATGACCGCCCATGCCATGGCCTCCGACCGGGAGAGCTGTCTGCAGGCCGGCATGGACGACTATCTGCCCAAGCCCATCGATCCAGAACAGTTGACGGCGGTGCTGCTCAAATGGATCCAGCCGGCCGCGCCACGCCCCGATACAGGTGCTGAGCCTGTCCCGGTGCCTCTCGTCCGCCTGCCGGAGAGACTGGCCGGCATCGACCTGACCAAAGGCTTGCGCTACAGCAACAACAAACCTGACTTTTATCTCGAACTGCTGCGCAACTTCGCCCGCGCCCGGCGTCAGGCCGACGAGGAGATTCGACAGACCCTTGACAAGGGCGAGCGCGAGGCCGCTCGCCGCTATGCCCACAGCCTCAAATCAATCTGTGGCATCATCGGCGCCGAGGATCTGGCCGTGGCTGCCGCGCGCCTGGAAACCGTCTTAAAAGACCCGCAGGGGGATCCCGTCATCGCACTGGACGATTTTTCCGGGCAATTATCCGGGCTGATTCAGGCTCTGGACAGTTGTCAGGAACTTGCCCCCGATAAGGCCACGGACGACGGGGAGTCGGCGGATGCAGGCCTGTGCCTGCTGGCCGCCCGGGAAATTGACATGTTGCTGGACAATGATCTGCCCGGGGCCATGAGGCATATTGACGCCCTGGAAAAATGGCTGGCGGGTGGAAGCCGGCACCAGGAACTGGCGGAACTAAAAGAATCCCTGGATGTCTTTGATATCGACCGGGCCCATGATATTCTGGCGCGGCTGATCGATGGACTGCGGCAGGAAGGAATCGAGTTAAGACATGCGCGCTAATTTACGGCGGCACAAGGTGCTGATTGTCGACGATACGCCCGAGTATATTCAGGTGCTGCTGAATCTGCTGCGGGATGAGTATGCCATCGTCGTGGCCAACAATGGGGAACGCGCCTTGAAACTGGCCTCGACGGAACCCCTTCCCGATATTATTCTGCTCGATGTGCTGATGCCCGGTCTCGACGGGTACGAAGTCTGTCATCGCCTCAAGGCCGATCCCCGCACCGCCGCCATTCCCGTCATTTTTCTCACCGGGCTCTCCGATCATCTCGAAGAGCAGCGGGGCCTCGACCTGGGCGCCGTTGACTATATCCATAAACCCTTCGCCCCTTCCCTGGTGAAGGCACGCCTGCGCAATCACCTTGAGCTCAAGACCCACCGCGACCACCTGGAAGAAATGGTATCCGACCGCACCCGCGAACTGCTGCTGACCCAGGATGCCGCCATTTTTGGCCTGGGGATCCTGGCGGAATATCGCGATATCGAGACGGGGGAGCACATCCGTCGCACGCAGGAGTATGTCCGGCTTATTGCCGAACGTCTGAAGGACCATCCGCGCTTCACAGGCTATTTTGACCACAACACGTTGCGTCTGCTGCTCAACTCGGCGCCGCTGCACGATATCGGCAAAGTAGGGGTGGCGGATATTGTCCTGCAGAAACCCGGCCCCCTGACCTCGGTCGAAATGGAAAGCATGAAGCAGCACACCCTGTTCGGACGGGAGATCATCAGCCGTATCGAAGCGGGGATGCACAACAAGCCGGCCTCTTCTTTTCTGCGCATTGCCGGGGAGATCGCCTACACCCATCATGAACACTGGAACGGCAGCGGCTACCACGGCCTGGAGGGAGAAGAAATACCCATTTCCGGCCGTCTGATGGCCCTGGCTGACGTCTATGACGCCCTGACCAGCGAAAGGGTCTACAAACAGGCCTATTCCCACGAAGAAGCCATCCGGCTTATCAGCGAGGGAGATGGACGCACCTGCCCGGAACATTTTGATCCCTATGTGCTGCAGGCTTTTCTGGATCAGGCTGAAGAAGTTCGTATGGTCTGCTTGTTCTGCCGGGAGGATTTTTCCGGTATGGCCGTCGCGCCATAAAGCAGTACGGTCCTCTGTTTAAATAAACGCAGGTAAGGAGAGAGGCATGTCCCCAAGTCGCTGGCACCGTCTGTTGGTCGCCCTGTTTGTTGTGCTTGCGCTGCAGGCTTCCGTGCAGGCCCAGGAAGCAGCGGAGCCACCACAGGAGTATGTTCTGGGTGTTTTCCCCTTTTTGCCCGTGGCCAATCTGGAAAGAATCTTCGCGCCCATCGCCGCCGATCTCGGCAAGCAGTTGGGCAGGCCGGTCAAGCTGCGCCTGAGCAGCTCTTACGAGAAATTCATCGCGGAGCTCAAAAGAGGAAGCTTTGATATCGTCCATATTCACCCCTTCGATTATATCCGTTTCGGCAAACCGCAAGGTTATGAACCACTGGTGGCCCGGTCGGAGAATCTTTTCGCCCTCTTCTCGGTCAAACTCGATTCACCGGTCAACGAAATCTGTGAGCTGAAGGGAAAGGTGGTCGGCACTCCGCCTTTTACCGGGTCGGTGACCTATCTGGCTCTGGATGAATTGCGAAATAATGGCCTGGTGCCCGATCAGGATGTCACGATTGAAAACTTCTCCAATCATCTGGCTTGTCTGCAGCAACTGCAGATAGGCAATATCGACGCCTGTGCCACCAGCTCCTCCACCCTGAAAACTTTTGAGTCCCAGTTCGGGCTCTCCCTCAAACGTATCGGGCAATCGGGAGAAATTTCCCACACCCTGTTCGCGGCCCATGGGCGTTTGCCTGCCGCCGAGAGGGCTGTCATTAAAAAGTTCCTGCTCTCCTGCCAGCTCTCCTATATTGACGAGAATCTGCGGGAACTCTTTATTGAATCGTCCGATGCGACCAGCGGCCGCTATTTCAAGGCGGTAAGAGATGAGGACTACGATCAGGCCCGCCAGATCCTGGAACGAGTGTCCTCGCCCTGACAGTGGTCCTGCGGGGTTGGTCGGGTTAAAAACGTTGCCGCTGTCACCAAGGAATGACGGACAGGATATGGTGGCTCCTGGCCGTTGAAAAACGAATGAACGATTCTCACAAAGCCGAAGGGGTTCAACCGTTGTCGGTGCGATCGTATCTTTTGAAAAAGACGGGATGGGGGCTTTTCCTGGCGATGTTGCTGTGCTGCGGGCCAAGCGCCACGGTCCTGGCAGCCGATACCCTCACCCTCGGCGTCTTCGCCTATCGCCCTAAACCCATTCTTCAGGATGCCTACCAGCCCCTGGCCGATTATCTGAGTGGGCAGCTCAAAGGCGCCAAAGTCGAGTTGCGCGTCCTCGAGATGGCTGAAATCGAGCCGGCGCTGGCCGCAGGAGAACTCGACCTGCTCTTCACCAACCCCAGCCATTACACGGTACTTCGCCATCGCAACCCGCTTACCGGTGCCCTGGCCACCCTGATCAGCATTGCGGACGGCAAACCCACCTGCAGTCTGGGTGGGGTCATCATTGCCCGGCAGGAGCGAACGGACCTGGTCTCACTGAAAGACCTGCGAGGAAGGCGCCTTGCTGTACCCGGCACCAGATTTTTGGGCGGATATCAGACACAGGCCTTCGAGTTGCTGCAGGCCGGCATCCAGCTTCCCGCCGACGCAGCGGTGCTCGTGGCTGAAAGTCACGACGCTGTCGTGCAAAAGGTCCTTGACGGCGAGGTCGATGCCGGCTTCATCCGCACCAGCATCATCGAGCAATTGACCGCCGAAGGAGTTCTCGATCCGGTCCGTCTGCGCGTCGTCCATCCTCAGGAGTTTCC
Protein-coding regions in this window:
- a CDS encoding response regulator, with amino-acid sequence MPINSLRYRFALIISLVASLLLILVIWLSISMSHQVSQSQLETKEEVFSAFLLDMTRGALLQGEYEVLQLYLEKLKADPEVIEIRVADSRGVIVSSTVPAELGSRLPAQVSDEINQVTRRAISNETGLIGTVETTFSHAEIETQHRRVLKASVLAALAGISLVVGISLALGFLLTRRLVRLTEAATQLAQGDLSVQVDLGEGSCDEIGILGDAFNTMARRLETMVKELRTVNATLEERVRERTNLLESANHELEKARDAAQIANVAKGSFLANMSHEIRTPMNAILGMTHLALKTELSPRQRDYLRKVSASAESLLGIINDILDFSKIEAGRLEMENQEFLLEEMLDKVTMLVSGKMLEKKLEFLVELDPDIPFSLKGDSLRLGQVLVNLCNNAAKFTEQGEIVLRVRLLRQSGDQVRLYFSVRDTGIGMSQDMLARLFKPFTQADASTTRKYGGTGLGLAICKQLVEMMDGEFSVRSEPGQGTEFSFTAHLGIGRMAPRPLAASTSGLRGRRILVVDDNRTARDIFESQLTALGFIAASVDNADAAMAALQEAELCGQPYHLVIMDWLMPAVDGFEAARRIRRSHTLRQRPRIIMATAYGCEDTIRRADAEGLDGYITKPTNPSVLLDSIMAALGRENGENGALALAAPTGRAGEKQAPALASLHGGRVLLVEDNDFNRQVATELLTSFGLQVTTAENGAEAVRLLGSLKPDLVFMDIQMPVMDGFEATRRLRLLPEGTNVPIVAMTAHAMASDRESCLQAGMDDYLPKPIDPEQLTAVLLKWIQPAAPRPDTGAEPVPVPLVRLPERLAGIDLTKGLRYSNNKPDFYLELLRNFARARRQADEEIRQTLDKGEREAARRYAHSLKSICGIIGAEDLAVAAARLETVLKDPQGDPVIALDDFSGQLSGLIQALDSCQELAPDKATDDGESADAGLCLLAAREIDMLLDNDLPGAMRHIDALEKWLAGGSRHQELAELKESLDVFDIDRAHDILARLIDGLRQEGIELRHAR
- a CDS encoding response regulator, with the protein product MRANLRRHKVLIVDDTPEYIQVLLNLLRDEYAIVVANNGERALKLASTEPLPDIILLDVLMPGLDGYEVCHRLKADPRTAAIPVIFLTGLSDHLEEQRGLDLGAVDYIHKPFAPSLVKARLRNHLELKTHRDHLEEMVSDRTRELLLTQDAAIFGLGILAEYRDIETGEHIRRTQEYVRLIAERLKDHPRFTGYFDHNTLRLLLNSAPLHDIGKVGVADIVLQKPGPLTSVEMESMKQHTLFGREIISRIEAGMHNKPASSFLRIAGEIAYTHHEHWNGSGYHGLEGEEIPISGRLMALADVYDALTSERVYKQAYSHEEAIRLISEGDGRTCPEHFDPYVLQAFLDQAEEVRMVCLFCREDFSGMAVAP
- a CDS encoding phosphate/phosphite/phosphonate ABC transporter substrate-binding protein, whose amino-acid sequence is MSPSRWHRLLVALFVVLALQASVQAQEAAEPPQEYVLGVFPFLPVANLERIFAPIAADLGKQLGRPVKLRLSSSYEKFIAELKRGSFDIVHIHPFDYIRFGKPQGYEPLVARSENLFALFSVKLDSPVNEICELKGKVVGTPPFTGSVTYLALDELRNNGLVPDQDVTIENFSNHLACLQQLQIGNIDACATSSSTLKTFESQFGLSLKRIGQSGEISHTLFAAHGRLPAAERAVIKKFLLSCQLSYIDENLRELFIESSDATSGRYFKAVRDEDYDQARQILERVSSP